From the Tripterygium wilfordii isolate XIE 37 chromosome 6, ASM1340144v1, whole genome shotgun sequence genome, one window contains:
- the LOC119999297 gene encoding uncharacterized protein LOC119999297 isoform X2, which translates to MADSSLSIRLTILFSLSLTASSSFFLKQSLPSPTPSPSRSRFSPPVPKATPSDLISFLGSTSQSSKVNPLVARELSSCLKFVIPFSPVETKSSRSCTSGRRRSSSEENQLIWWPPKPVLELARLSVESGGDSDAIYRYLDPTVLRVPDVEGSIEDRCQLTRSPNCWRFISEDLNSYFGFLFEVIATRGSTVGLNLSLNRFDLFHGHIFLSVDSGRLGILFHAKEYPAYEKEVFPYNMGYCQIGSNVNYDESMNLRNILWLAPLPSNSTEEWLAPDSSILGYGGILKEQNLSGKWPALAAGGEEDYLLRKAKNKNQFKGKML; encoded by the exons atGGCGGATTCCTCTCTCTCAATCAGATTAACTATActcttctctctgtctctcacaGCCTCCTCATCGTTCTTCCTGAAGCAATCATTGCCGTCACCTACTCCATCGCCATCGCGTTCAAGATTCTCTCCTCCTGTCCCGAAAGCCACACCGTCTGATTTAATCTCCTTTCTCGGTTCCACCAGCCAGTCCTCCAAGGTCAACCCTCTCGTGGCACGGGAACTCAGTTCCTGCCTCAAATTTGTCATTCCATTCTCTCCGGTCGAGACAAAAAGCTCACGTTCCTGTACAAGTGGAAGGAGACGAAGCTCCAGTGAAGAGAATCAGCTCATTTGGTGGCCGCCTAAGCCGGTGCTTGAGCTCGCTAGGCTTTCCGTTGAATCCGGTGGAGATTCTGACGCAATTTACCGTTATCTCGATCCCACGGTCTTGCGT GTTCCTGACGTTGAAGGATCGATTGAAGATCGATGCCAGCTCACTAGATCGCCGAATTGTTGGCGCTTCATAAGTGAG GACTTGAATTCATATTTTGGATTTCTATTTGAAGTTATTGCTACCCGGGGTTCAACTGTTGGGTTGAATCTGTCATTGAATCGCTTTGATTTATTCCATGGTCACATTTTCCTTTCTGTGGATTCTGGAAGGCTTGGAATACT GTTTCATGCAAAAGAATATCCAGCATATGAGAAAGAAGTGTTCCCATACAATATGGGGTATTGCCAAATAG GGTCTAATGTAAATTACGATGAATCAATGAACTTGCGGAACATTCTCTGGCTGGCTCCTTTGCCAAGCAATTCTACTGAAGAGTGGTTGGCACCAG ATTCCTCTATACTAGGCTATGGTGGAATCCTCAAAGAACAAAACCTTTCAG GGAAATGGCCAGCTCTAGCAGCCGGGGGAGAGGAAGATTATCTTTTAAGAaaggcaaaaaataaaaaccaatttaaAGGGAAAATGCTATGA
- the LOC119999297 gene encoding uncharacterized protein LOC119999297 isoform X3 — translation MADSSLSIRLTILFSLSLTASSSFFLKQSLPSPTPSPSRSRFSPPVPKATPSDLISFLGSTSQSSKVNPLVARELSSCLKFVIPFSPVETKSSRSCTSGRRRSSSEENQLIWWPPKPVLELARLSVESGGDSDAIYRYLDPTVLRVPDVEGSIEDRCQLTRSPNCWRFISEDLNSYFGFLFEVIATRGSTVGLNLSLNRFDLFHGHIFLSVDSGRLGILFHAKEYPAYEKEVFPYNMGYCQIGSNVNYDESMNLRNILWLAPLPSNSTEEWLAPGKWPALAAGGEEDYLLRKAKNKNQFKGKML, via the exons atGGCGGATTCCTCTCTCTCAATCAGATTAACTATActcttctctctgtctctcacaGCCTCCTCATCGTTCTTCCTGAAGCAATCATTGCCGTCACCTACTCCATCGCCATCGCGTTCAAGATTCTCTCCTCCTGTCCCGAAAGCCACACCGTCTGATTTAATCTCCTTTCTCGGTTCCACCAGCCAGTCCTCCAAGGTCAACCCTCTCGTGGCACGGGAACTCAGTTCCTGCCTCAAATTTGTCATTCCATTCTCTCCGGTCGAGACAAAAAGCTCACGTTCCTGTACAAGTGGAAGGAGACGAAGCTCCAGTGAAGAGAATCAGCTCATTTGGTGGCCGCCTAAGCCGGTGCTTGAGCTCGCTAGGCTTTCCGTTGAATCCGGTGGAGATTCTGACGCAATTTACCGTTATCTCGATCCCACGGTCTTGCGT GTTCCTGACGTTGAAGGATCGATTGAAGATCGATGCCAGCTCACTAGATCGCCGAATTGTTGGCGCTTCATAAGTGAG GACTTGAATTCATATTTTGGATTTCTATTTGAAGTTATTGCTACCCGGGGTTCAACTGTTGGGTTGAATCTGTCATTGAATCGCTTTGATTTATTCCATGGTCACATTTTCCTTTCTGTGGATTCTGGAAGGCTTGGAATACT GTTTCATGCAAAAGAATATCCAGCATATGAGAAAGAAGTGTTCCCATACAATATGGGGTATTGCCAAATAG GGTCTAATGTAAATTACGATGAATCAATGAACTTGCGGAACATTCTCTGGCTGGCTCCTTTGCCAAGCAATTCTACTGAAGAGTGGTTGGCACCAG GGAAATGGCCAGCTCTAGCAGCCGGGGGAGAGGAAGATTATCTTTTAAGAaaggcaaaaaataaaaaccaatttaaAGGGAAAATGCTATGA
- the LOC119999299 gene encoding uncharacterized protein LOC119999299 — MLARWWSNYGGSTPNLKKMAIRILSLTTSSSGCERNWSKFERMHTKKRNRLDSERLNNLVYVQFNAKLIYKKQRVSNDKDVLQADDCTKAQHWLVDGVDDESDVDPVTEATWEVLDQAVGANEMFQLRRSTRNIREIDEEEFVSEKSSEEDDGYDLESDEERDVSLAEVQDDIFENDD, encoded by the exons ATGTTAGCTAGGTGGTGGAGTAACTATGGTGGTAGTACACCAAACTTGAAGAAGATGGCGATTAGGATTCTCTCATTGACCACAAGTTCATCGGGTTGTGAGAGGAATTGGAGTAAATTCGAACGG atgcacactaaaaagaggaatAGACTTGACTCGGAAAGATTGAACAACTTGGTGTATGTTCAATTCAATGCAAAACTTATCTACAAGAAGCAAAGAGTGAGTAATGATAAAGATGTTCTTCAAGCGGATGATTGTACTAAAGCTCAACATTGGTTGGTTGATGGTGTTGATGACGAGAGTGATGTTGATCCAGTGACCGAAGCAACATGGGAGGTACTTGATCAAGCGGTGGGAGCGAATGAAATGTTTCAACTTAGAAGGAGCACTAGGAATATAAGAGAAATTGATGAGGAAGAGTTTGTGTCGGAAAAATCATCCGAAGAAGATGATGGATATGACCTTGAGTCcgatgaagaaagagatgtgTCTTTAGCGGAGGTGCAAgatgatatttttgagaatgatgattga
- the LOC119999297 gene encoding uncharacterized protein LOC119999297 isoform X4 — MADSSLSIRLTILFSLSLTASSSFFLKQSLPSPTPSPSRSRFSPPVPKATPSDLISFLGSTSQSSKVNPLVARELSSCLKFVIPFSPVETKSSRSCTSGRRRSSSEENQLIWWPPKPVLELARLSVESGGDSDAIYRYLDPTVLRVPDVEGSIEDRCQLTRSPNCWRFISEDLNSYFGFLFEVIATRGSTVGLNLSLNRFDLFHGHIFLSVDSGRLGILFHAKEYPAYEKEVFPYNMGYCQIGSNVNYDESMNLRNILWLAPLPSNSTEEWLAPVLLKERDAPRCTTPSNARGATA, encoded by the exons atGGCGGATTCCTCTCTCTCAATCAGATTAACTATActcttctctctgtctctcacaGCCTCCTCATCGTTCTTCCTGAAGCAATCATTGCCGTCACCTACTCCATCGCCATCGCGTTCAAGATTCTCTCCTCCTGTCCCGAAAGCCACACCGTCTGATTTAATCTCCTTTCTCGGTTCCACCAGCCAGTCCTCCAAGGTCAACCCTCTCGTGGCACGGGAACTCAGTTCCTGCCTCAAATTTGTCATTCCATTCTCTCCGGTCGAGACAAAAAGCTCACGTTCCTGTACAAGTGGAAGGAGACGAAGCTCCAGTGAAGAGAATCAGCTCATTTGGTGGCCGCCTAAGCCGGTGCTTGAGCTCGCTAGGCTTTCCGTTGAATCCGGTGGAGATTCTGACGCAATTTACCGTTATCTCGATCCCACGGTCTTGCGT GTTCCTGACGTTGAAGGATCGATTGAAGATCGATGCCAGCTCACTAGATCGCCGAATTGTTGGCGCTTCATAAGTGAG GACTTGAATTCATATTTTGGATTTCTATTTGAAGTTATTGCTACCCGGGGTTCAACTGTTGGGTTGAATCTGTCATTGAATCGCTTTGATTTATTCCATGGTCACATTTTCCTTTCTGTGGATTCTGGAAGGCTTGGAATACT GTTTCATGCAAAAGAATATCCAGCATATGAGAAAGAAGTGTTCCCATACAATATGGGGTATTGCCAAATAG GGTCTAATGTAAATTACGATGAATCAATGAACTTGCGGAACATTCTCTGGCTGGCTCCTTTGCCAAGCAATTCTACTGAAGAGTGGTTGGCACCAG TGTTGTTAAAGGAGAGAGATGCACCAAGGTGCACGACCCCCTCAAACGCCCGAGGCGCAACAGCCTGA
- the LOC119999297 gene encoding uncharacterized protein LOC119999297 isoform X6, with protein MADSSLSIRLTILFSLSLTASSSFFLKQSLPSPTPSPSRSRFSPPVPKATPSDLISFLGSTSQSSKVNPLVARELSSCLKFVIPFSPVETKSSRSCTSGRRRSSSEENQLIWWPPKPVLELARLSVESGGDSDAIYRYLDPTVLRVPDVEGSIEDRCQLTRSPNCWRFISEDLNSYFGFLFEVIATRGSTVGLNLSLNRFDLFHGHIFLSVDSGRLGILFHAKEYPAYEKEVFPYNMGYCQIGSNVNYDESMNLRNILWLAPLPSNSTEEWLAPAHTPQCLFFS; from the exons atGGCGGATTCCTCTCTCTCAATCAGATTAACTATActcttctctctgtctctcacaGCCTCCTCATCGTTCTTCCTGAAGCAATCATTGCCGTCACCTACTCCATCGCCATCGCGTTCAAGATTCTCTCCTCCTGTCCCGAAAGCCACACCGTCTGATTTAATCTCCTTTCTCGGTTCCACCAGCCAGTCCTCCAAGGTCAACCCTCTCGTGGCACGGGAACTCAGTTCCTGCCTCAAATTTGTCATTCCATTCTCTCCGGTCGAGACAAAAAGCTCACGTTCCTGTACAAGTGGAAGGAGACGAAGCTCCAGTGAAGAGAATCAGCTCATTTGGTGGCCGCCTAAGCCGGTGCTTGAGCTCGCTAGGCTTTCCGTTGAATCCGGTGGAGATTCTGACGCAATTTACCGTTATCTCGATCCCACGGTCTTGCGT GTTCCTGACGTTGAAGGATCGATTGAAGATCGATGCCAGCTCACTAGATCGCCGAATTGTTGGCGCTTCATAAGTGAG GACTTGAATTCATATTTTGGATTTCTATTTGAAGTTATTGCTACCCGGGGTTCAACTGTTGGGTTGAATCTGTCATTGAATCGCTTTGATTTATTCCATGGTCACATTTTCCTTTCTGTGGATTCTGGAAGGCTTGGAATACT GTTTCATGCAAAAGAATATCCAGCATATGAGAAAGAAGTGTTCCCATACAATATGGGGTATTGCCAAATAG GGTCTAATGTAAATTACGATGAATCAATGAACTTGCGGAACATTCTCTGGCTGGCTCCTTTGCCAAGCAATTCTACTGAAGAGTGGTTGGCACCAG CTCACACCCCTCAATGCCtgtttttttcttga
- the LOC119999297 gene encoding uncharacterized protein LOC119999297 isoform X5 produces MADSSLSIRLTILFSLSLTASSSFFLKQSLPSPTPSPSRSRFSPPVPKATPSDLISFLGSTSQSSKVNPLVARELSSCLKFVIPFSPVETKSSRSCTSGRRRSSSEENQLIWWPPKPVLELARLSVESGGDSDAIYRYLDPTVLRVPDVEGSIEDRCQLTRSPNCWRFISEDLNSYFGFLFEVIATRGSTVGLNLSLNRFDLFHGHIFLSVDSGRLGILFHAKEYPAYEKEVFPYNMGYCQIGSNVNYDESMNLRNILWLAPLPSNSTEEWLAPGVLVVLDAHPGGIIYRDLVPE; encoded by the exons atGGCGGATTCCTCTCTCTCAATCAGATTAACTATActcttctctctgtctctcacaGCCTCCTCATCGTTCTTCCTGAAGCAATCATTGCCGTCACCTACTCCATCGCCATCGCGTTCAAGATTCTCTCCTCCTGTCCCGAAAGCCACACCGTCTGATTTAATCTCCTTTCTCGGTTCCACCAGCCAGTCCTCCAAGGTCAACCCTCTCGTGGCACGGGAACTCAGTTCCTGCCTCAAATTTGTCATTCCATTCTCTCCGGTCGAGACAAAAAGCTCACGTTCCTGTACAAGTGGAAGGAGACGAAGCTCCAGTGAAGAGAATCAGCTCATTTGGTGGCCGCCTAAGCCGGTGCTTGAGCTCGCTAGGCTTTCCGTTGAATCCGGTGGAGATTCTGACGCAATTTACCGTTATCTCGATCCCACGGTCTTGCGT GTTCCTGACGTTGAAGGATCGATTGAAGATCGATGCCAGCTCACTAGATCGCCGAATTGTTGGCGCTTCATAAGTGAG GACTTGAATTCATATTTTGGATTTCTATTTGAAGTTATTGCTACCCGGGGTTCAACTGTTGGGTTGAATCTGTCATTGAATCGCTTTGATTTATTCCATGGTCACATTTTCCTTTCTGTGGATTCTGGAAGGCTTGGAATACT GTTTCATGCAAAAGAATATCCAGCATATGAGAAAGAAGTGTTCCCATACAATATGGGGTATTGCCAAATAG GGTCTAATGTAAATTACGATGAATCAATGAACTTGCGGAACATTCTCTGGCTGGCTCCTTTGCCAAGCAATTCTACTGAAGAGTGGTTGGCACCAG
- the LOC120000504 gene encoding 40S ribosomal protein S21-2-like: MQNEEGQNMDLYIPRKCSATNRLITSKDHASVQINVGHLGPDGVYTGQFSTFALCGFIRAQGDADGALDRLWQKKKAEIKQ, from the exons ATGCAGAACGAAGAGGGTCAAAACATGGATCTTTACATTCCCAGGAAATG TTCTGCCACCAATCGGCTTATCACTTCGAAGGATCATGCTTCTGTCCAGATCAATGTTGGCCATTTGGGTCCTGATGGCGTTTACACTGGTCAATTCAGTACTTTTGCTCTCTGTGGTTTCATCCGAGCTCAG GGCGATGCTGATGGTGCCCTCGATAGGCTTTGGCAAAAGAAGAAAGCCGAAATTAAACAATGA
- the LOC119999741 gene encoding pentatricopeptide repeat-containing protein At5g15300-like, translated as MPSLSHFNSFLRYITTATPGFKFEARNFKTKNLSFILQSCKTVKSLEQIHAHLITTSQIKDTFTVIKLLESYAVSARNISIAYRVFNGIDRPDSYAWTTMIRGFLEAKDPGKAIEFYGAMRSRGVELNRFTFLFILKAYGLRTSLKEGRVIHEKIVKVGFCADMFIHNALINMYAKCGDIEAAYRVFVEMPSTSVVVWNTLITGFFNCSNIDGGRMLFDQMPERNVESWNVVIGGYCKLGHVDSARSLFDIMPKRDLVSWGSMISGYVHNGRAMEALQLFQEMLSASFSPDNVTFTTVLSACAQIGALDMGRWIHANLKSNKLMNDVFLATSLVDMYAKCGCIDIASELFHSMSCKNLCSWNAMLSGLAMHGYGFAALELFKEMESTCVAPNDVTFVAVLAACSHIGSVDEGRKQFNGMRNKYNLTPKIEHYGCMIDIFSRAGLIKEAKELIQDMPMEPNVIIWGALLNACRIYGYDDIGDDVVECLQKLASEDGGCYILLSNIYAAKNRWSEVEKIRKLMRELRPEKNIPGFSSIEVNGLVHEFFVEDRLNSNGREINQVVERLGTHLEAVGYVPNPLLFLCNVDQ; from the coding sequence ATGCCTTCCCTATCTCATTTCAACTCCTTTCTACGCTACATTACGACCGCGACACCCGGATTCAAATTCGAAGCTCGCAACTTCAAAAcgaaaaatttatcttttattctCCAGTCAtgcaaaactgtgaaaagcttgGAGCAAATCCACGCACATCTCATCACCACATCTCAGATCAAAGACACATTCACAGTCATCAAGTTGCTGGAATCCTATGCAGTCTCGGCTCGAAACATTTCCATTGCTTACCGGGTTTTTAACGGAATCGACCGTCCTGATTCTTATGCCTGGACAACCATGATTAGAGGGTTTTTAGAGGCGAAAGACCCTGGAAAGGCAATTGAATTTTATGGGGCAATGAGGTCAAGGGGTGTAGAATTGAATaggttcacgtttttgttcatctTGAAGGCGTATGGGTTAAGAACCAGCCTAAAAGAAGGCAGAGTAATCCATGAGAAGATAGTGAAAGTGGGTTTCTGTGCTGATATGTTCATTCATAATGCCCTTATAAATATGTATGCGAAATGTGGAGATATTGAAGCTGCATATCGGGTTTTTGTCGAAATGCCGAGCACTAGCGTGGTTGTTTGGAATACTTTGATCACtggatttttcaattgtagcAATATTGACGGTGGGCGTATGTTGTTCGACCAAATGCCCGAGAGAAATGTTGAGTCATGGAATGTGGTAATTGGAGGGTATTGTAAGTTGGGTCACGTTGATAGCGCGAGATCTTTGTTTGATATTATGCCGAAGAGGGATTTGGTCTCATGGGGATCGATGATTTCAGGGTATGTACACAACGGAAGGGCCATGGAAGCTTTGCAGCTTTTTCAAGAAATGCTGTCTGCTAGTTTTAGCCCTGATAATGTTACCTTTACTACTGTCCTTTCGGCCTGTGCACAAATAGGTGCCTTGGACATGGGAAGGTGGATTCATGCTAATCTTAAGAGCAACAAATTAATGAATGATGTTTTCTTGGCTACCTCTCTTGTGGACATGTATGCCAAGTGTGGATGCATTGACATAGCATCTGAATTGTTTCATAGCATGTCATGTAAGAATTTGTGCTCGTGGAATGCTATGTTGTCGGGGCTTGCGATGCATGGTTATGGATTTGCTGCTCTTGAACTCTTTAAAGAAATGGAATCTACTTGTGTGGCGCCTAATGACGTGACTTTTGTAGCAGTTTTAGCAGCTTGTAGCCACATTGGATCGGTCGATGAAGGGAGGAAGCAATTCAATGGAATGAGAAATAAGTACAACCTCACACCGAAGATCGAGCACTACGGATGCATGATTGATATATTTTCCCGTGCTGGGCTCATCAAAGAAGCTAAAGAACTTATCCAAGACATGCCAATGGAGCCAAATGTGATTATATGGGGAGCTTTGCTCAACGCATGCAGGATATATGGTTATGATGATATTGGTGATGATGTTGTGGAGTGTCTTCAAAAGCTAGCTTCAGAAGATGGAGGATGTTACATACTACTGTCAAATATATATGCTGCTAAAAACCGGTGGAGCGAAGTTGAGAAGATTAGGAAGTTGATGAGAGAATTAAGACCTGAAAAGAACATACCAGGTTTTAGCTCCATTGAAGTGAACGGTTTGGTCCATGAGTTTTTTGTGGAAGACAGATTGAATTCTAATGGGAGAGAGATTAACCAAGTTGTGGAAAGGTTAGGAACTCATTTGGAAGCTGTGGGTTATGTGCCAAATCCGTTGTTGTTCTTGTGCAATGTAGATCAGTAG
- the LOC120000945 gene encoding uncharacterized protein LOC120000945 has product MLSVMNNDCDFERKKLDAVEEGRVPGVDVDSANEVRVSSLGLDSRAPESEGGCRILVGERYEHSRVRARVSEDSDGGVDKEMGVRVFEPKDGDTAVVHFDPQDDGFDGLDDASDSETGASGNVDCQGDMYKFLLSEFDDYVASEKNGSTLGTSRALKYGFEVGDMVWGKVKSHPWWPGRIFNEAFASPSVRRTRRNGHVLVAFFGDSSYGWFDPSELIPFDPNFAEKSQQTTARNFVMAVEEAMDEASRRRGLGLACRCRNPYNFRPTNVQGYFAVDVPDYEPNGIYSVNQISKARDGFQPSAILSFVKQLALAPRESEETSLEFVNNKATVSSLRKAVFEEFDETYAQAFGVKPTRPPRGNVAALNREPPRAPLSGPLVIAETLNGEKSSKKPLKVKDHFKKDRYLFKRRDEPSDSTAIQVNPGKTSLPAPSAAYMGRSLASEARDYVLQKRAASAPHLPAKDEQSDLLSGRDGAVLREDFSDKDVQNINLAPTYSSALASQVADDVKPSLHKEKILYQAMRERSTDFTDFSRKGVLPGLFDGTAPSFQQGENMTDLKYEQDVKTSQTNEGFQSSGLRFSGRPEGNLGSIQIQDDRTGVRPSSTDAKHSGKINDNVKLKKPKVLKRPLGELSTDNSTTGEKKNKKKKVFVSETVHHRPLKQMTSGTGAGGNLAGKSSFVGIVRKEDSQVNIQRKDGRASNSLLNSVDASPMAGKLPQLLEDLRGLALDPFHGSERNSPRTIQQFFLQFRSLYYQKSLVLSPPTENESLEVRAIKSSSGVGVSDISPGESTRKLLPSKPVKPNNRPEDPTKAGQKRLPSDRQEEIAAKRLKKINHLKALAAEKKTAQKPAEVHRSEGKEQAAVAPTRAIKANTAMRKVVSPARPVEPTMLVMKFPPETSLPSPAELKARFARFGSMDQDAMRVFWRSFTCRVVFRHKLDAQAAYKYAVGNKSLFGNVSVRYQLREVGGSAPEVSGADKGRGDDTPIETSRYKDPMTERPTLSLVQQPNTQLKSCLKKSNGDEASQVTGGNGNGGRGTPRVKFMLGGEETSMLANRNNFNNNTSFADARASGLMDFNSKNNIDNAIPSSASSSSSILPLPTQFAKAHLNDLHHTEVVAPRSSHNLITSPAAAAGIDISQQMISLMTRCSDVVNSLTGLLGYVPYHPL; this is encoded by the exons ATGTTATCTGTAATGAACAACGATTGTGATTTCGAGAGGAAGAAATTGGATGCAGTCGAAGAAGGTAGGGTTCCGGGGGTTGATGTTGATAGCGCTAATGAAGTTAGGGTTTCATCATTGGGGTTGGATTCGAGAGCTCCAGAGAGTGAAGGAGGTTGTAGGATCTTGGTTGGCGAAAGATATGAGCATTCTAGGGTTAGAGCTAGGGTTTCTGAGGATAGTGATGGGGGTGTAGATAAGGAAATGGGAGTTAGGGTTTTTGAACCAAAAGATGGGGACACTGCTGTTGTTCATTTTGACCCACAGGATGATGGGTTTGATGGGCTCGATGATGCGTCTGATTCTGAAACTGGTGCATCTGGTAATGTTGATTGCCAGGGAGACATGTATAAGTTTTTGTTGTCAGAGTTTGATGATTATGTAGCAAGTGAGAAAAATGGATCAACGCTGGGTACTTCCCGTGCTTTGAAGTATGGATTTGAAGTGGGTGATATGGTGTGGGGCAAGGTGAAATCACACCCATGGTGGCCAGGGCGTATATTCAATGAGGCATTTGCATCACCTTCAGTGCGTCGGACAAGGAGAAATGGTCATGTGCTGGTGGCCTTCTTTGGAGATAGTAGTTATGGTTGGTTTGACCCGTCTGAGCTTATCCCTTTTGACCCCAATTTTGCAGAGAAATCTCAGCAAACCACAGCGAGGAATTTTGTTATGGCTGTGGAGGAAGCAATGGATGAGGCTAGTAGGAGGCGTGGTCTTGGCTTGGCATGTAGATGTAGGAATCCATATAACTTTCGGCCCACTAATGTGCAAGGTTACTTTGCAGTGGATGTTCCAGATTATGAGCCTAATGGGATATATTCAGTGAATCAGATTAGCAAGGCAAGAGATGGTTTTCAGCCAAGTGCGATTCTTTCATTTGTGAAACAATTGGCATTGGCACCTCGAGAAAGTGAAGAGACGAGCCTTGAATTTGTTAATAATAAGGCTACAGTGTCTTCCTTGCGCAAGGCTGTGTTTGAAGAGTTTGATGAGACATACGCACAGGCATTTGGAGTGAAACCAACACGCCCACCTCGTGGAAATGTTGCTGCGCTAAATAGGGAGCCTCCCCGTG CTCCTTTAAGTGGTCCACTAGTGATCGCGGAAACACTAAATGGTGAGAAGAGCTCCAAAAAGCCTTTGAAAGTCAAGGACCATTTTAAAAAAGATAGGTACCTCTTCAAGAGAAGAGATGAACCAAGTGACTCAACAGCCATTCAAGTGAACCCAGGGAAAACTAGTTTGCCGGCTCCATCTGCTGCTTACATGGGGAGATCCTTAGCATCGGAAGCAAGAGATTATGTGCTACAGAAGAGGGCAGCTTCAGCACCTCATCTTCCAGCAAAAGATGAGCAATCAGATTTGTTATCAGGCAGGGATGGTGCAGTTTTGAGAGAAGATTTTTCTGATAAAGATGTGCAAAATATAAATCTCGCTCCAACGTATAGCAGTGCACTTGCCAGCCAAGTTGCTGATGATGTGAAGCCATCTCTTCATAAAGAGAAAATTCTTTATCAAGCAATGAGAGAAAGAAGCACAGATTTTACTGATTTTTCAAGGAAAGGAGTGTTGCCAGGTTTATTTGATGGTACAGCACCATCTTTTCAGCAAGGTGAGAATATGACTGACCTCAAATATGAGCAGGATGTGAAAACATCCCAAACAAATGAAGGCTTTCAGTCAAGTGGGTTGAGATTTTCAGGAAGACCAGAAGGAAATTTGGGATCTATTCAGATTCAGGATGATCGCACTGGTGTGCGTCCTTCATCGACTGATGCAAAGCATTCTGGTAAAATAAATGATAATGTTAAGCTGAAGAAGCCCAAAGTTCTTAAACGACcattgggagagttgagcactgaCAACTCTACCACgggggagaaaaaaaataagaaaaagaaagtttttGTCTCAGAAACAGTTCATCATCGTCCGCTGAAGCAGATGACCTCTGGCACAGGTGCAGGGGGCAATTTAGCAGGAAAATCCAGCTTCGTTGGTATTGTTCGTAAGGAGGATTCTCAGGTGAACATACAGAGGAAAGATGGCAGGGCCAGTAATTCCTTGCTTAATTCTGTTGATGCATCACCAATGGCTGGTAAGCTTCCACAACTTCTCGAGGATTTGCGTGGCCTTGCTCTTGACCCCTTTCATGGTTCGGAGAGGAATAGCCCTAGAACAATACAgcaattttttttgcaatttcggtCCCTTTATTACCAGAAAAGCTTGGTTCTGTCACCACCAACAGAGAATGAGTCTCTTGAGGTGCGTGCAATAAAATCTTCCTCTGGTGTTGGCGTTTCTGACATTTCTCCTGGTGAGAGTACCAGAAAGTTATTACCTTCAAAGCCTGTGAAACCCAATAATAGACCTGAGGATCCAACAAAAGCTGGGCAAAAGCGTCTTCCATCTGATCGTCAAGAAGAGATTGCAGCAAAGAGACTGAAGAAGATCAATCATTTGAAAGCATTGGCTGCAGAGAAGAAGACTGCTCAGAAGCCTGCAGAAGTCCATCGATCAGAGGGAAAAGAGCAAGCTGCCGTGGCCCCAACAAGGGCTATCAAAGCGAACACTGCCATGAGGAAAGTAGTGTCTCCAGCTAGGCCTGTTGAGCCTACAATGTTAGTGATGAAATTCCCTCCTGAGACATCACTTCCATCTCCTGCAGAGCTTAAGGCAAGGTTTGCTCGTTTTGGCTCGATGGATCAGGATGCTATGCGAGTGTTTTGGAGATCCTTCACTTGTCGTGTTGTGTTCCGGCATAAGCTTGATGCTCAGGCTGCATATAAATATGCTGTTGGAAACAAGTCCTTATTTGGCAATGTGAGTGTGAGGTACCAACTTCGGGAAGTGGGAGGTTCTGCTCCTGAAGTATCCGGAGCTGACAAGGGCAGAGGCGATGATACTCCAATTGAGACTTCGCGATACAAAGATCCAATGACCGAGAGACCAACACTATCGCTTGTACAGCAGCCAAATACCCAGCTCAAGTCCTGTTTGAAGAAATCAAATGGAGATGAAGCGAGCCAGGTAACGggtggtaatggtaatggtggtaGAGGGACACCCCGTGTAAAATTCATGTTGGGTGGGGAAGAAACTAGTATGCTTGCTAATAGAAACAACTTCAACAACAATACTAGTTTTGCAGATGCCCGTGCTTCTGGTTTAATGGATTTTAATAGTAAGAACAACATTGATAATGCCATTCCTTCctctgcatcatcatcatcctccatCCTTCCCCTTCCTACACAATTTGCAAAAGCCCATCTTAATGACTTGCATCATACGGAAGTAGTAGCACCCAGAAGTTCGCACAATCTTATCACTTCTCCTGCTGCTGCAGCAGGCATAGATATTTCTCAACAGATGATAAGCCTTATGACAAGATGCAGCGATGTTGTTAATAGTCTGACGGGCCTGCTAGGATATGTGCCATACCATCCCCTATGA